A genome region from Hoplias malabaricus isolate fHopMal1 chromosome 8, fHopMal1.hap1, whole genome shotgun sequence includes the following:
- the si:dkey-9i23.8 gene encoding formyl peptide receptor-related sequence 6 — protein MKVNWTTNLTILDVGPWTSVEKPLLAVILSIEMLLGILGNGLILFVKAVCRDQFECVHWMPFVSLTLSDFCCAVLIISGSLLAILNGGQTSPWCEVVSLFKFTFITSSIGSIALICVQQFLDKDSKGKRLSIILAMACLGSWLMGVVFGIVPVVYDWVRYDHSEMLCAVFWETSYSDMLVYILCAFSLAIFPPLLIILTCCLLTFAGYRKNCVSSSDLSSITPLLVCSYLICYTPFTVSELILLGKLDLTPSPNWLRTLASVMAYLDCILNPIIYCTNQGFREALLAVLWNSRKSSFPEPVLTCIKKLEI, from the exons ATGAAAG TGAATTGGACAACAAACCTAACGATCCTGGATGTGGGGCCCTGGACCAGTGTTGAGAAGCCATTGCTTGCAGTTATTCTCAGCATTGAGATGTTACTGGGCATTCTGGGAAATGGCcttattttgtttgttaaagCTGTG TGTAGGGATCAGTTTGAGTGTGTTCACTGGATGCCGTTTGTCAGCCTCACACTCTCTGATTTCTGCTGTGCTGTGCTGATCATATCTGGTTCCTTATTGGCCATCTTGAACGGGGGTCAGACGTCACCATGGTGTGAAGTGGTCAGCCTATTTAAATTCACTTTCATCACATCATCCATCGGAAGCATAG CACTCATTTGTGTCCAACAATTCCTGGACAAAGACTCCAAAGGAAAACGCCTGTCCATCATCTTGGCAATGGCATGTTTGGGCTCATGGTTGATGGGTGTTGTGTTTGGGATTGTGCCAGTTGTCTATGACTGGGTCAG GTATGATCATTCGGAGAtgctgtgtgctgtgttctggGAAACCAGTTACTCGGACATGTTGGTCTACATCCTTTGTGCATTCTCTTTAGCCATATTCCCTCCTCTCCTCATCATCCTCACCTGCTGCCTTTTGACATTTGCTGGATATAGAAAGAACTGTGTCAG CTCTTCGGATCTGTCCTCCATCACTCCTTTACTGGTGTGCTCCTATCTCATCTGCTACACTCCGTTCACAgtatcagag CTAATTCTGCTTGGGAAGCTGGACCTCACACCATCTCCTAACTGGCTGAGAACACTAGCTTCAGTGATGGCGTATCTGGACTGCATTTTAAACCCCATCATCTACTGCACCAACCAAGGCTTTAGAGAGGCACTACTGGCCGTGCTGTGGAACAGCAGAAAGTCAAGCTTCCCTGAGCCAGTCCTGACCTGCATAAAAAAGCTAGAGATATAA
- the ndufs8a gene encoding NADH:ubiquinone oxidoreductase core subunit S8a, whose protein sequence is MSVALRVLYSVSRPGTFGAGQNLVRPLSLSSHRQAFKYVNAQELPTDLKSITDRASQTLLWTELFRGLGMTMSYLFREPATINYPFEKGPLSPRFRGEHALRRYPSGEERCIACKLCEAICPAQAITIEAEPRADGSRRTTRYDIDMTKCIYCGFCQEACPVDAIVEGPNFEFSTETHEELLYNKEKLLNNGDKWETEIAANIQADYLYR, encoded by the exons ATGTCTGTGGCGCTACGTGTCCTCTACTCTGTGTCCCGGCCAG GTACCTTTGGGGCCGGCCAGAACCTTGTGCGTCCTCTCAGTTTATCTTCACACAGGCAGGCTTTCA AATATGTGAATGCTCAGGAACTTCCCACGGATCTGAAGTCCATCACAGACCGAGCATCACAGACCCTGCTGTGGACAGAGTTGTTTCGAG GTTTGGGAATGACTATGAGCTATCTGTTCCGTGAGCCTGCCACAATTAATTACCCATTTGAGAAAGGCCCACTGTCCCCACGTTTTCGCGGAGAGCACGCTCTGCGTAGATACCCATCTGGAGAGGAGCGCTGCATTGCCTGCAAGCTGTGTGAGGCTATTTGCCCAGCCCAG GCCATTACAATTGAGGCTGAGCCTCGTGCTGACGGCAGCAGGCGCACAACACGTTATGACATTGATATGACAAAATGTATCTACTGTGGCTTCTGCCAGGAGGCCTGCCCTGTGGATGCTATTGTAGAG ggGCCTAATTTTGAGTTTTCTACAGAGACCCATGAGGAGTTGCTCTATAACAAGGAAAAGCTACTCAATAATGGTGACAAATGGGAGACTGAGATTGCTGCCAATATTCAGGCGGACTACCTCTATAGATAG
- the stx3a gene encoding syntaxin-3 isoform X1 → MKDRLAQLKENTDTAPDDVEIQVDNKQFMDDFFTQIEDIRTSIDKVDENVTEIKRLYSVILSAPTSDQKTQDDMETITNEIKKLANNARNKLKSIEHSLESNTEERVSADLRIKKSQHAILARKFVEVMTKYNEAQMEFREKSKGRIQRQLEITGKSTTDEELEEMLDGGNAAVFTAGIMDSGISKQALSEIEARHKDIMRLESSIKELHDMFVDIAMLVENQGSMIDRIETNMDQSVGFVERAVADTKKAAKFQQEARRVKRSPAPKPIYKSSSSIRTVNRWLCRLTSSYFPSLYMSKPFFLVCIYLLS, encoded by the exons ATGAAGGACCGGCTGGCCCAACTGAAAGAG AATACAGACACAGCGCCGGATGATGTGGAGATCCAGGTGGACAATAAACAATTTATGGATGATTTCTTTACTCAG ATCGAAGACATCCGAACCAGTATCGATAAGGTTGATGAAAATGTGACTGAGATAAAGCGCCTGTATTCTGTCATCCTCTCTGCACCTACATCAGATCAGA AGACACAAGATGACATGGAGACAATCACAAACGAGATCAAGAAATTAGCCAACAATGCTCGCAACAAGTTAAAAA GCATTGAGCATAGCTTGGAATCaaacacagaggagagagtttcTGCTGACCTGAGGATAAAGAAGTCTCAA cATGCTATTTTAGCAAGAAAATTTGTGGAAGTCATGACCAAGTATAATGAAGCACAAATGGAGTTCAGAGAGAAGAGCAAGGGACGCATTCAGCGACAGCTAGAAATCA CGGGTAAAAGCACTACGgatgaggagctggaggagatgCTGGACGGTGGCAATGCAGCCGTCTTCACAGCAggg ATCATGGACTCTGGCATCTCCAAGCAGGCCTTGAGTGAGATTGAAGCAAGACATAAAGATATCAtgagactggagagcagcattAAGGAGCTCCATGACATGTTTGTGGACATTGCCATGTTGGTGGAGAATCAG GGAAGCATGATTGACAGGATTGAAACCAACATGGACCAGTCAGTGGGCTTCGTGGAGCGAGCGGTGGCAGACACCAAAAAAGCAGCCAAGTTCCAGCAAGAAGCACGCAGG GTGAAAAGGTCACCTGCTCCAAAACCAATTTACAAGTCTTCATCTTCAATCAGGACAGTCAACAGATGGCTCTGCAGACTGACAAGCTCTTATTTCCCCTCTTTGTATATGTCAAAacctttttttcttgtttgcatttatttattgtcctAA
- the stx3a gene encoding syntaxin-3 isoform X2: MKDRLAQLKENTDTAPDDVEIQVDNKQFMDDFFTQIEDIRTSIDKVDENVTEIKRLYSVILSAPTSDQKTQDDMETITNEIKKLANNARNKLKSIEHSLESNTEERVSADLRIKKSQHAILARKFVEVMTKYNEAQMEFREKSKGRIQRQLEITGKSTTDEELEEMLDGGNAAVFTAGIMDSGISKQALSEIEARHKDIMRLESSIKELHDMFVDIAMLVENQGSMIDRIETNMDQSVGFVERAVADTKKAAKFQQEARRKQMMITLCCVILAVIVAALVYSWLK; this comes from the exons ATGAAGGACCGGCTGGCCCAACTGAAAGAG AATACAGACACAGCGCCGGATGATGTGGAGATCCAGGTGGACAATAAACAATTTATGGATGATTTCTTTACTCAG ATCGAAGACATCCGAACCAGTATCGATAAGGTTGATGAAAATGTGACTGAGATAAAGCGCCTGTATTCTGTCATCCTCTCTGCACCTACATCAGATCAGA AGACACAAGATGACATGGAGACAATCACAAACGAGATCAAGAAATTAGCCAACAATGCTCGCAACAAGTTAAAAA GCATTGAGCATAGCTTGGAATCaaacacagaggagagagtttcTGCTGACCTGAGGATAAAGAAGTCTCAA cATGCTATTTTAGCAAGAAAATTTGTGGAAGTCATGACCAAGTATAATGAAGCACAAATGGAGTTCAGAGAGAAGAGCAAGGGACGCATTCAGCGACAGCTAGAAATCA CGGGTAAAAGCACTACGgatgaggagctggaggagatgCTGGACGGTGGCAATGCAGCCGTCTTCACAGCAggg ATCATGGACTCTGGCATCTCCAAGCAGGCCTTGAGTGAGATTGAAGCAAGACATAAAGATATCAtgagactggagagcagcattAAGGAGCTCCATGACATGTTTGTGGACATTGCCATGTTGGTGGAGAATCAG GGAAGCATGATTGACAGGATTGAAACCAACATGGACCAGTCAGTGGGCTTCGTGGAGCGAGCGGTGGCAGACACCAAAAAAGCAGCCAAGTTCCAGCAAGAAGCACGCAGG AAGCAAATGATGATCACATTGTGTTGCGTGATTCTAGCGGTCATCGTTGCTGCCCTTGTGTACAGCTGGTTGAA GTGA
- the stx3a gene encoding syntaxin-3 isoform X3 — translation MDDFFTQIEDIRTSIDKVDENVTEIKRLYSVILSAPTSDQKTQDDMETITNEIKKLANNARNKLKSIEHSLESNTEERVSADLRIKKSQHAILARKFVEVMTKYNEAQMEFREKSKGRIQRQLEITGKSTTDEELEEMLDGGNAAVFTAGIMDSGISKQALSEIEARHKDIMRLESSIKELHDMFVDIAMLVENQGSMIDRIETNMDQSVGFVERAVADTKKAAKFQQEARRVKRSPAPKPIYKSSSSIRTVNRWLCRLTSSYFPSLYMSKPFFLVCIYLLS, via the exons ATGGATGATTTCTTTACTCAG ATCGAAGACATCCGAACCAGTATCGATAAGGTTGATGAAAATGTGACTGAGATAAAGCGCCTGTATTCTGTCATCCTCTCTGCACCTACATCAGATCAGA AGACACAAGATGACATGGAGACAATCACAAACGAGATCAAGAAATTAGCCAACAATGCTCGCAACAAGTTAAAAA GCATTGAGCATAGCTTGGAATCaaacacagaggagagagtttcTGCTGACCTGAGGATAAAGAAGTCTCAA cATGCTATTTTAGCAAGAAAATTTGTGGAAGTCATGACCAAGTATAATGAAGCACAAATGGAGTTCAGAGAGAAGAGCAAGGGACGCATTCAGCGACAGCTAGAAATCA CGGGTAAAAGCACTACGgatgaggagctggaggagatgCTGGACGGTGGCAATGCAGCCGTCTTCACAGCAggg ATCATGGACTCTGGCATCTCCAAGCAGGCCTTGAGTGAGATTGAAGCAAGACATAAAGATATCAtgagactggagagcagcattAAGGAGCTCCATGACATGTTTGTGGACATTGCCATGTTGGTGGAGAATCAG GGAAGCATGATTGACAGGATTGAAACCAACATGGACCAGTCAGTGGGCTTCGTGGAGCGAGCGGTGGCAGACACCAAAAAAGCAGCCAAGTTCCAGCAAGAAGCACGCAGG GTGAAAAGGTCACCTGCTCCAAAACCAATTTACAAGTCTTCATCTTCAATCAGGACAGTCAACAGATGGCTCTGCAGACTGACAAGCTCTTATTTCCCCTCTTTGTATATGTCAAAacctttttttcttgtttgcatttatttattgtcctAA